The Jaculus jaculus isolate mJacJac1 chromosome 1, mJacJac1.mat.Y.cur, whole genome shotgun sequence nucleotide sequence tatgccaccatgcccatctgcacaaataatttttatttacttattagagagaggcggagcgagggagagagaatgggcataccagggcctctagccactgcaaacaaattccaaatgcatgtgccaccatgtgcatgtggcttacatgggatctggagaattgaacctggatccatacGCTCCACTGGGAGgagtcttaactactaagccaactctccagcccacacagataattttttttaaatttttgatttatttatttgagagcgacagacacagaaagaaagacagatagagggagagagagggaatgggcgcaccagggcttccagcctctgcaaacgaactccagacgcatgcgcccccttgtgcatctggctaacatgggacctggggaaccgagcctcgaaccggggtccttaggcttcacaggcaagcgcttaactgctaagccatctctccagcccgataattttttttttaagaaaggccTGTAAATCTCTTTCTGGGAGACtattggtttattttcatttatttaagagcaatagacagagagagaaagagaatgggcatgccagggccttcagccactgcaaacaaactccagacgcatgcgcccccttgtgcagctggctaatgtgggtcctggggaatcaagtcttgaacggggtccttaggcttcacaggcaagtgcttaaccgctaagccatctctccagccacacagataatttttaaatgactgcACAATAACACTGTGTCCAAAGGGTGGAAAAAAGCCtggtgtgaattccaggttagcctgagctacagcaagaccatacctcaaaaaacagggttggagagatggcttagcagttaaagcacttgcctgcagcatgcttgctcaaatctccaggtccatgtagccagatgcatagtgacacaggtgtgcaatgtcgcacatgcacacaagggggcacacgcatctggagtttgttcacagtggctgaaaggccccagtgtgtccattctctctatctctctcaagtaaaaaacaaaattatctgTGTATGCATAATTGTGTTATTCTATGGTATAAGCTCTTTATttgcaaatacagagagagaaagaattggctctCCAcggtttccagctgctgcaaatgaactctagactcatgttccactttgtgcatcagctttgtgtgggtatgggggaattgaacctgggttgttagactttgcaggtaagtgccgcCTTAGCCAccgacccatctctccaggctgacaTTTTTGAGTAAATTAGTACAGAATTAATTTTGGAAAGTTAGTGCcactgtgctggggagatggctaaattGATAAATTGCTTACCatgcaaggatgaggacctgagtccatagccccaatacctatgtaaaatcTGGGCATCATGGCATGCACTTATAATCCTAGTGCTaagtagatagagacagaggatcTGCTGGCCACCTTAGTTTGGCCAAATCACTCAGATCCATGTTCatctcaaaaacaaggtggagccaggtgtggtggctttaatcccagcgcttgggaggcagaggtaggaagatcacagtttgaggctacactgagactacatagtgaattccaggtcagcctgaactagagtgagaccctacctcgaaaaaacaaaacaaaagcaaggtgGAGGACAATTGAGGAAGGATACCACGTATTATACTTAGTAAGTATTATTTAAGAGTACTAATATAAAACTTTTCTTTCAAAGGCTTATTTAATTAAACTTTCTGGTTTGAACAAGAAGATGTATCAGAGCTGCCTTAAATCTTTTGAGTGTTTATTGGGCCTGAATTCAAATATTGGAATAAGAGACCTAGCTGTCCAGTTCGGCTGTACAGAAGCAGTGAAACTGGCTTCAAAGATATTGCAAAGGTATGAGTATAAAGAACCTTAATTGAAAGTTTATGCTAATAGGTTAAACAGAATTAACCAGTGATCAAGCCAGGTGttcttgtgttttgtgttttcaatACTCTGGTCTAAATAATTTTTAGTCTCAAAAACATATAcctgagggctaaagagatggctcagcagttaaaagtgcttgtctgcaaagcctaatgacccaagttctagTCTGCAGTgctcacgtaaaaccagatgcacaaaatgatgcatgcatctggagtcagtttgtgTTGACTGGAGGcccctcattctttctgtctgtctctcttctatttctgcttgaaagtaaataaaaattaacaaaaagatgggctgaagagatggcttagcagttaaagcacttgtctgcaaagctaaaggacccatgtttgactccccaggactcacataagccagatgcacaaggggtgtacacatctggagtttgtttgcagtggctggaggccctggcacacccatcctctctctcttcctacctatttctgtatctatctctctctcaaataaataaaaataaaatataaaaattaataaaattacctGAGTTGCTAAAAGAGACAGTGCttatcatgtatttttttaactttttttttttggttttttgattttttgaggtagggtctcactctagcccaggctgacctggaattcagtatggagtctcagggtggccttgaactcacggcaatcctcctacctctgcctcccaagtgctgggattaaaggcatgcgccaccacgcccagctgtattttttaactttttaaaaaattatttatttgaaagtacagagagaggggagggaggagagagaataatcatgccatctctctagcccaaagatcGAGAGTTTagatagcctgagctacactgcattttattttatttttttgtttatttttatttacttatttgagagtgacagagagagaaagaggcagagagagagagaatgggcacaccaaggcctccagcgctgcaaacaaactccagatgtgtatgtcccCTTAtgtacctggctaatgtgggtcctggggaatcgagcctcgaaccaggatcgttaggcttcacaggcaagtgcttaactactaagccatctctccagccctacaccacattttttaaaaattgttttctttgtattttcagtccctttgaaatattttctgacaAATCATTTTATAAACATTGTTGTCTCCTAGCTATGAATCCAGTCTTCCACACGCACAGCAAGCTGATCTTGACTTATCTAGGCCACTTTTCACCACCTCCGCACTACTTTCAGCATGCAAGTAAGTGTTCCTGTTCGTGTTCTCTTGTATTTTAAGTTTCCAAAGATAGGTTCTtgctctgtaatccaggctggtgTGTAGTCTAGGCCAGCTTTCAACTTCTagaaatcctcttgccttagccttgtGAGTGCAGACATTACAAGcatgcatgtactaccacatcTAATTAGtaattgtttcttttaaaattcagagATGTTCCCAAGTATAAGTGAGTTTTTCATTCCCAGAGAACATTTCTAATTTAATTGATTTTCAATTCAGAGCATATTTCCCTCTATAAATAACACTAGGAATTGTGGCCAAGTGATCAGATTCTCAAATAAGCCATATAGAGCCGACCACTTGGAACTAGTGTTGCCAGAAGTTCACTTGCCAAGTAGCAGTCATTTATGTAAGCTGAGTGTTCTAATTTCAGAATCtgctttttttattctttttctctgacAGATAAAATCTGTCAGAAGTGGTCATGTGtggttttccatatttttttaaatgtactgcCTGCAGCTGTTCCTCAAATGATTTATAAAACATTTCTatgacagattttcatatctGATCTCATATCTTACTTTATGTATACTGAATTGTTATCCTAAAATACTGCTACCTTTGATTTCATATTTCACCTTGCTGGGAACtttctaggagaaaaaaaaatgtacttaggctggatatagtggcacatgcctttaatcctagcacttggaaggctgaggtagtaggatcactgtgagttcgaggccagcctgagactatagtgaattccaggtcagcctggactagagcaagaacgtacctcaaaaaaataaaaaaagacaaactgtACTCAGCCATTTAAAGAATAAACTTTTTATTATCTACTTAGCCACTAATTTTAGTGTATCAGGCTCTGTTATCAATGTACCTAGAATGActgtcattcatttaaaaaaagggtgggggccgcagtggcgcacgcctttaatcccagcactcgggaggcagaggtaggagaatcaccgtgagttcaaggccactctgagactacatagttgattccaggacagcctgagctagagtaaaaccctacctcaaaaaaacaacaacaaaaaaggccaagctagagagatggctcggtggttaaggtgcttgcctgcaaagccaaaggactcaggttcaactacccagtgcccagatggtgcatgcatctggagttcgtttgcagaggctgaaggctctggcacttTTAAAGTCCCTCTAAATCAACAGAAGTATTTGTGTGTATAGAGATGGGGTGTGGCTGATATtgcataaaacaatgaaaattatcAAATAAACTCACTTTTGAAACCATATGACGCAGAAAACTTTGAACAGGTCTGTTATCCTGAAgaagggactgaggagatagctaagtggttagaggcactttcCTGAATAagaaatttgttttctgtttttattattggtTACTATAGAGTGATGGGAAGCAGGACCTGGGGTTTGAGAGCAGAGCAAAGAAGCCGCCTTTGTACGCTTCTGTATAAACATAAGCATTCTGCATTAAAGTGAACAGAAAGCTAAAAGATACCGTGGTTCTCACTCTGCAGATTGGTAACATGTGAGAGGCATGATGCTACCGCATGTCTTCTGTGTGCCCTGTGTGTTATGCAGTAGATAGGCTTTAGCACTGTCAAGCTAATAAGCAACTCAAGAGCTTAAAAAGGTAAATTTGCTCTgggggtggtggtacatgcctttaatcccagcacttgggaggcagaggtaggaggatcactgtgagttcaaagtcaccctgagactacatagtgaattccagatcagcctgagctagagtgagaccctacctcaaagagccaATGAAGGGGTAAATTTGCATGGCTGTAGCTAAGGCACACTTGAAGTAAAGGAAAAACTAAACCTTGGGCAGAAAGTGAATATGATTGTAGTCTAGTTGGCCAGAGAGGAAAACTGctgcccttgaaaaaaaaaaaaaattaaagcaacttATGGTATTCTTTTGTAGAATTCTAAAGCTAAAAGtggataaaaacaaaatgatgacCACCTCCGGTGTAAAAAAAGCTATATTTGATCGGCTGTGTAAACAGTTAGAGAAGATTGGACAGCAGATTAACAGTGAGTATTCTGTTGTTCAAGAATGTCTCGTTTGCAAATGTAGCTTTGCTGGTATAGTGAATATGTTGCTTTATGCATTCTGTGTTTAATGTGGGGCAGATACATTTTTTAGTGAGAAAATTggtattttttgcttttcaagtaaCTTAataaaaaccaaatccaaaaccTATGATTCCACAAATACATACCTGGAAAATAGATTCTCTATTAAAGTGGTCCACTGTTAAATGGCAGCCTCCATGTACATAAGCTAGGATAAAGTGATTATCAAGTCTGACAAGAGAAGGGCAAGGTTAACAGCCTTCTCCTTGTCAGTCTTTGGTTCTTCAGAATTAATTTTTGGGATTCAGCTAAGGATCGGTATGCCAGGATACTAAAATTGACAATACAAACAcagctgtcatttttttctttcctgaaaggAGAGCCTGGAGATTTAGATAGTCcaccactgaagaaaaagaagttaCTGGTCGAAGCACCTGCTGAAGGTACCATCTCACTAACACTCTCCTGCAGTTGAAATGGCGTGCCATGATCGGTGCAGTGAGGGACCCAGCGCAGCACCAGCAGCTCACATCTAAGGAGCCAGCACTAGACAAAATCCTAACCACTTTTGATAGGACCAGTTTTTCAAGCCAGACATGAtaacacatacctataatcctagcatttaggaggaccactgcaagttcaaggtcagcttgttctatatagtgagttccaagccatttTGAGCTATAtttatgagaccctatctcaaaaaaaaaaggtgggggggtgctggagagatggctcagcagttaaaggtgtttacttgcaaagcctgacagcctgggttcaattccccagtactcacataaagccagatgcacagtgatgcatgcatctagagttaatttgcagcaacaggaggtcctggcatgcccattctctctctctctctctctctctttttttttttttaatactttttttttttaattttttttttgttcatttttatttatttatatgagagtgacagagagagaaagagacagatagagagagattgagaatgggtgcgccagggcatctagccactgcaaacaaactccagacgcgtgcgcccccttgtgcatctggctaatgtgggacctggggaatcgagcctcgaaccagggtcctcaggcttcacaggcaagcgcttaaccgctaagccatctctccagcccctctctctctctctcttaagtaaataaatattttttgcaaaatgagagctgggtatggtggctcatgtctgtaatcccagcatttgggaagctaaaaatcactgtgagtgcaaggccagcctggcctaaagtaagaccctgcatCCAAACAAGGTCAGTCTTTGAAACAATAACTAGTGGAAGTGAAAGAAGTGTCATTAAGAGTATGGCAGTAGAGGgatggaggaatgacttagcagttaaggcatttgcctgcaaagccaaaggagccagattcaattccccaggacccacaatagccagatgcacacacgcctggagttcatttgcagtggctggaggccctggcatacccattctctctccctctccctctccctccctccctccctctctctgtcaaataaattaaaaaaatatatttattaaaaaaaaaaaaaaaaagagtacggcactagagagatggctctgtggttaaagatgtttgcttgcagacggcctgagttcaatctctcaatgcccacataaatccagatgcccaaagtgatgcatgagtctggagttcgtttgcatgggcaagaggccctgacacccatTCATatactctctgtccctctctttcctcgcaaatacataaatacatggtttttaaaaatgtctaaagCTAAACTACCTGACTTCACATGCTGCATTGCCACTAATCAGCTGGCTGTTTGCAATTAGCTAAAACTTTTTTAAGCTAAAGATATGTTTCCAAGTTAAGTTCAAATTTGCCAACCTAAAgctccagggctgggaagatggcttaatggggtTTAGAATTTTCCATGCAAGCAGGAGgcctcagtttggatccccagcacccatgtaaaattgttaggcatggtggtacacatctgttactccagcatgagggaggcagaggtagagaattgCTGGGATTCACTGGCTACTCATACAGTTAAATTAGTGAGCACTAGACTTAATAAGaggacctttttaaaaaaaattttaaatttatttattttggggggagagagagagaatggatgtactagggtctccagttgctgcaaacgaactccagacacatgtgctttatttataaaagaaaagtgaAGCTGCTATTTTTACAGTTCACTATATACCGTCTTGTTTATTACCTTAACTAATTGAAGATACATTAAACagacttccttatttcatgtgTAAACAGTGATTTTTGAACTAACTTGATAACTTTCTCTTAGAAGTTTTGAATGGAGTTGAGATCCAACATAAACCACAGAGTGATGAAGACCTGACACAGGACTATGaagaatggaaaaggaaaatTTTGGAAAATGCTGCCATTGCTCAAAAGACTGCAGTAAAATAACTTTCATTTTATTACCAGCATATGCTGTGAGCTGATAGC carries:
- the Orc6 gene encoding origin recognition complex subunit 6 isoform X2, which gives rise to MGSGLIGSLAPRLGLSEPGVLRKAEEYLRLSQVKCTGLSAHTTETSNAVICLDLAASCMKCPLDRAYLIKLSGLNKKMYQSCLKSFECLLGLNSNIGIRDLAVQFGCTEAVKLASKILQSYESSLPHAQQADLDLSRPLFTTSALLSACKILKLKVDKNKMMTTSGVKKAIFDRLCKQLEKIGQQINREPGDLDSPPLKKKKLLVEAPAEVLNGVEIQHKPQSDEDLTQDYEEWKRKILENAAIAQKTAVK
- the Orc6 gene encoding origin recognition complex subunit 6 isoform X1, whose amino-acid sequence is MGSGLIGSLAPRLGLSEPGVLRKAEEYLRLSQVKCTGLSAHTTETSNAVICLDLAASCMKCPLDRAYLIKLSGLNKKMYQSCLKSFECLLGLNSNIGIRDLAVQFGCTEAVKLASKILQSYESSLPHAQQADLDLSRPLFTTSALLSACKILKLKVDKNKMMTTSGVKKAIFDRLCKQLEKIGQQINREPGDLDSPPLKKKKLLVEAPAEEVLNGVEIQHKPQSDEDLTQDYEEWKRKILENAAIAQKTAVK